Proteins from a genomic interval of Musa acuminata AAA Group cultivar baxijiao chromosome BXJ1-9, Cavendish_Baxijiao_AAA, whole genome shotgun sequence:
- the LOC135593009 gene encoding uncharacterized protein LOC135593009 isoform X1, whose product MASLRPVLPLVMVAVLIAVEERISGPSCVASGRGGEGASHPDDLKVMMVADLLLLGSDASYADTFFRDSFTSKFFRKSFERLKPDMLVVLGDISAKGWALTGSKWLTVLRQFHTILGPVGGLPLHIALGDRDIGKCSELDEQFINQVSSNLPGLGSSGCSAFEIGNISFVSLNAVALLCGNNDLRFGVEKVVERESIALRNPMNVAAEKVSEPTMRTEGAKNFDWRDNHMESGSGPVLLLHFPLYRKKRNIIGDTKVDLGIYHHMAEGLARHDDSNFKDMGPYELDQTLPVNATEYIFQALKPRIVFSAHTHSFCDHTHSDGTREITVPAMTWAARQKPGFVFVNFRQNKAVSVSHCSFASERHVILTYIIFFMLFVPVLVVIRCSNLVT is encoded by the exons ATGGCGTCACTGAGACCTGTGCTGCCGCTTGTCATGGTCGCCGTCTTGATTGCGGTGGAAGAGAGGATCTCGGGGCCATCGTGCGTGGCATCCGGGCGAGGAGGTGAGGGCGCTAGCCACCCAGATGATCTGAAGGTGATGATGGTGGCGGATCTCCTGTTGCTGGGATCAGATGCTAGCTACGCCGACACCTTCTTTAGGGATTCCTTCACATCCAAGTTCTTTAGG AAATCCTTTGAGAGGCTTAAGCCGGACATGCTTGTTGTTTTGGGTGATATTTCTGCGAAAGGATGGGCGCTGACGGGTAGCAAGTGGCTAACAGTTCTGCGGCAGTTCCATACGATTCTGGGTCCGGTTGGTGGACTTCCTCTTCACATTGCTTTGGGGGACAGAGATATTGGGAAGTGTAGTGAGTTAGATGAACAATTTATAAATCAagtttcaagcaatttacctggaTTAGGCTCATCTGGTTGCAGTGCATTTGAGATTGGCAATATCAGTTTTGTTTCCCTTAATGCCGTTGCTTTGCTTTGTGGTAATAATGATTTACGCTTTGGTGTCGAAAAGGTTGTAGAAAGAGAAAGCATTGCTTTAAGAAATCCAATGAACGTAGCAGCAGAAAAAGTTTCTGAGCCTACTATGAGGACAGAGGGTGCCAAAAACTTCGATTGGAGAGATAATCACATGGAGTCTGGTTCTGGTCCTGTTCTGTTGCTTCACTTTCCTCTATACAGAAAAAAGAGAAACATTATTGGGGACACAAAAGTTGATCTAGGGATCTATCATCATATGGCTGAGGGATTAGCAAGGCATGACGATAG TAACTTCAAGGATATGGGCCCATATGAGTTGGACCAAACTCTCCCTGTTAATGCAACTGAGTACATCTTTCAGGCTCTTAAGCCAAG GATTGTGTTCAGTGCTCACACCCATAGCTTCTGTGATCACACCCACAGTGATGGTACACGTGAGATAACCGTGCCAGCGATGACATGGGCTGCAAGGCAAAAACCTGGTTTTGTATTTGTTAACTTCCGACAAAACAAGGCAGTGAGCGTGAGCCACTGCTCTTTCGCTTCCGAACGGCATGTGATACTGACTTACATCATTTTCTTTATGCTGTTCGTACCGGTATTAGTTGTAATTAGGTGCTCAAATCTTGTAACTTAG
- the LOC135593009 gene encoding uncharacterized protein LOC135593009 isoform X2 has product MASLRPVLPLVMVAVLIAVEERISGPSCVASGRGGEGASHPDDLKVMMVADLLLLGSDASYADTFFRDSFTSKFFRKSFERLKPDMLVVLGDISAKGWALTGSKWLTVLRQFHTILGPVVERESIALRNPMNVAAEKVSEPTMRTEGAKNFDWRDNHMESGSGPVLLLHFPLYRKKRNIIGDTKVDLGIYHHMAEGLARHDDSNFKDMGPYELDQTLPVNATEYIFQALKPRIVFSAHTHSFCDHTHSDGTREITVPAMTWAARQKPGFVFVNFRQNKAVSVSHCSFASERHVILTYIIFFMLFVPVLVVIRCSNLVT; this is encoded by the exons ATGGCGTCACTGAGACCTGTGCTGCCGCTTGTCATGGTCGCCGTCTTGATTGCGGTGGAAGAGAGGATCTCGGGGCCATCGTGCGTGGCATCCGGGCGAGGAGGTGAGGGCGCTAGCCACCCAGATGATCTGAAGGTGATGATGGTGGCGGATCTCCTGTTGCTGGGATCAGATGCTAGCTACGCCGACACCTTCTTTAGGGATTCCTTCACATCCAAGTTCTTTAGG AAATCCTTTGAGAGGCTTAAGCCGGACATGCTTGTTGTTTTGGGTGATATTTCTGCGAAAGGATGGGCGCTGACGGGTAGCAAGTGGCTAACAGTTCTGCGGCAGTTCCATACGATTCTGGGTCCG GTTGTAGAAAGAGAAAGCATTGCTTTAAGAAATCCAATGAACGTAGCAGCAGAAAAAGTTTCTGAGCCTACTATGAGGACAGAGGGTGCCAAAAACTTCGATTGGAGAGATAATCACATGGAGTCTGGTTCTGGTCCTGTTCTGTTGCTTCACTTTCCTCTATACAGAAAAAAGAGAAACATTATTGGGGACACAAAAGTTGATCTAGGGATCTATCATCATATGGCTGAGGGATTAGCAAGGCATGACGATAG TAACTTCAAGGATATGGGCCCATATGAGTTGGACCAAACTCTCCCTGTTAATGCAACTGAGTACATCTTTCAGGCTCTTAAGCCAAG GATTGTGTTCAGTGCTCACACCCATAGCTTCTGTGATCACACCCACAGTGATGGTACACGTGAGATAACCGTGCCAGCGATGACATGGGCTGCAAGGCAAAAACCTGGTTTTGTATTTGTTAACTTCCGACAAAACAAGGCAGTGAGCGTGAGCCACTGCTCTTTCGCTTCCGAACGGCATGTGATACTGACTTACATCATTTTCTTTATGCTGTTCGTACCGGTATTAGTTGTAATTAGGTGCTCAAATCTTGTAACTTAG
- the LOC135594258 gene encoding type I inositol polyphosphate 5-phosphatase 5-like, which yields MFVATWNVGGKPPSDDLDLESFLQVEGSHDIYVLGFQEIVPLNAGNVLVIEDNEPAAKWLALISQAINKHGKCSPDDSDSSNDGKHGKDSKSTSGLLFFQRPSLKVLSRNYRMDGALVKTCNCTSEPSCVRRRTRQLREFITRDESSSSDEDSATPQFACSEAKGNMNYCLVASKQMVGIFLSVWVRRELVQHVSHLRVATIGRGIMGCLGNKGCIAMSMSLHRTSFCFVCSHLASGEKEGDELKRNSDVAEILKSAQFPRICKSPCRRIPERILDHDRVIWFGDLNYRVALSYQETRSLLRNNDWNSLLERDQLKIEREAGRVFNGWKEGKISFAPTYKYSQNSDIYAGETVKSKKKRRTPAWCDRILWHGNGMEQLQYLRGESKFSDHRPVCAVFAAQAEMNNRCRTACLGADSRIPSDELIPQRHSFY from the exons ATGTTTGTTGCCACATGGAACGTGGGGGGAAAGCCACCCAGCGATGATCTCGACCTCGAATCTTTTCTACAGGTAGAAGGATCGCATGACATCTATGTATTAGG GTTTCAGGAAATAGTTCCTTTAAATGCAGGCAATGTGTTAGTGATCGAGGACAACGAGCCCGCGGCGAAATGGCTTGCCCTCATCAGCCAAGCCATCAACAAGCACGGCAAGTGCTCGCCGGACGACTCCGATTCCAGCAACGATGGGAAACATGGCAAGGACTCCAAGTCCACGAGCGGCCTTCTCTTCTTCCAAAGGCCCTCCCTCAAAGTCCTCAGCAGGAATTATCGCATGGATGGCGCCCTAGTGAAGACGTGCAATTGCACCTCCGAGCCATCCTGCGTCCGGCGAAGGACGAGACAGCTGAGGGAGTTCATCACCAGGGACGAGTCGAGCTCCTCCGACGAGGATTCCGCGACGCCGCAGTTCGCTTGCTCCGAGGCAAAGGGTAACATGAACTACTGCCTCGTCGCGAGCAAGCAGATGGTGGGCATCTTCCTCTCGGTTTGGGTCAGGAGGGAGCTCGTGCAACACGTTAGCCACCTTAGGGTGGCCACCATCGGAAGGGGAATCATGGGCTGTCTCGGTAACAAG GGATGCATTGCGATGAGCATGTCGCTGCACCGAACGAGTTTTTGCTTCGTCTGCAGCCACTTGGCGTCAGGCGAGAAGGAAGGCGACGAACTGAAGAGGAACTCTGACGTGGCCGAGATCCTCAAGAGCGCGCAGTTCCCGAGGATCTGCAAGTCTCCATGTCGGCGGATTCCTGAAAGAATCTTAGACCACGA TCGAGTGATATGGTTTGGTGATCTGAACTACCGGGTTGCACTAAGCTATCAGGAGACAAGATCTCTGCTCAGGAACAATGATTGGAACTCTCTCCTGGAAAGGGATCAG ttgaAGATAGAAAGAGAAGCAGGAAGGGTGTTCAATGGGTGGAAGGAAGGGAAGATCTCATTTGCTCCAACCTATAAATACTCACAGAACTCCGACATCTACGCTGGTGAGACCGTCAAATCCAAGAAGAAGCGAAGAACACCAGCTtg GTGCGATCGGATACTATGGCATGGAAATGGGATGGAACAGCTGCAGTACTTGAGAGGGGAGTCGAAGTTCTCGGACCACCGACCTGTTTGTGCCGTGTTTGCAGCGCAGGCAGAGATGAACAACAGATGCAGAACGGCATGTCTTGGTGCGGACTCCAGAATTCCTTCTGATGAGTTGATACCTCAAAGGCACAGTTTCTACTGA